One Suricata suricatta isolate VVHF042 chromosome 15, meerkat_22Aug2017_6uvM2_HiC, whole genome shotgun sequence DNA segment encodes these proteins:
- the FABP5 gene encoding fatty acid-binding protein 5, which produces MATLQQLVGRWRLVESKGFDEYMKEVGVGMALRKVGAMAKPDCIISSDGKNLTIKTESTLKTTQFSCNLGEKFEETTADGRKTQTVCTFTNGALVQHQEWDGKESTITRKLEDGKLVVECVMNNVTCTRVYEKVE; this is translated from the exons ATGGCCACCCTTCAGCAGTTGGTAGGAAGATGGCGCTTGGTGGAGAGCAAAGGCTTTGACGAATACATGAAGGAAGTAG GAGTGGGCATGGCTCTGCGGAAAGTGGGTGCAATGGCCAAACCAGACTGTATCATCTCTTCTGATGGCAAAAACCTCACCATAAAAACGGAGAGCACTCTGAAAACAACACAGTTTTCATGTAACCTGGGAGAGAAGTTTGAAGAAACTACAGCTGATGGCAGAAAAACTCAG ACTGTCTGCACCTTTACAAATGGCGCATTGGTTCAACATCAGGAATGGGATGGGAAGGAAAGCACAATAACAAGAAAATTGGAAGATGGGAAATTAGTAGTG GAGTGCGTCATGAACAATGTCACCTGTACTCGGGTCTATGAaaaagtagagtga